GACCAGCGCGCGGACCAGCGCCCCAGCGGCCATACTCTTTGATAAAGGGCACCTCAGAAGTAGCAGGACGGGTAGCGCGCACCAACCGGTTCACGAAGCTCAGCAGCTCCTGGCTGATGCTGACCTGGCGCGTAAGCTGTTGCAGCTGCCGCACATCCTCGCCGCCCAGCACGGGATTTACCACGGGGCGTGCCGAGCCGGTGGTGCCGCTCAGCACGGCCATTTCCTCCTGTTCCGTGGGGTAGCCGATGCGTACGTAGAGCAGGAACCGGTCGAGCTGGGCTTCCGGCAGCGGGTACGTGCCCGATTGCTCAATGGGGTTCTGGGTGGCCAACAGAAAAAACGGCTTGGGCAATGCGTGTTCCTGGCCGGCGTATGTCACGTGGCCTTCCTGCATGGCCTCCAGTAAGGCCGCCTGGGTTTTGGGCGGTGTCCGGTTGATTTCGTCGGCTAGCACGAGGCTGGCGAAAATGGGGCCCTCGTTGAACTTGAAGGAGCGGTGGCCGGTGCCATGGTCTTCCTCCAGTACCTCCGTACCCAGAATGTCGGTGGGCATCAGGTCGGGCGTGAACTGGATGCGGCGGAAAGGCAAATCGGTGGCTTGTGCCAGGGTACGTACCAGCAGGGTTTTGGCTAGGCCCGGTACGCCTTCCAGTAGGGCATGGCCGCCAGCCAGCAGCGCCACCAGCACCTCATCCAGCACCTCCTGCTGGCCTACAATCACTTTTCCAATTTCCTGTTTGAGCTGCGGCAGCTTCGCGAGAAGCTTATTTACGTCTTGTTCGGTCATGTGGTCGGTGGTTCTCGCGGAGACCCGCGGAGGAATGCCCAGAAGGAAAAGAAGTGAGTCGGTTAGATCAGGTGGTGAGGGCGTAGAGCAGAATATTCACGCCAAACTTGGTGTTGTCTTCGGCCAGAAAGCGCTTGTTGCGGAAGTCGTAGTCCCACTCGCAGCCATAGTCTTTGTTGGAGTACAGCACCCGTAGGCGGCCGTTGATTTCGATGCCCTTCAGATAGTCGTGCACGAGGTCGTCGCCCCAGCCGTTGAGCTCAAAACCAGTGTTGGGCGGGCCTTCCGGAAACTTGAAAAACTGCGAGTAGATGGGGTGAGTCCTGGGAAGCTTTTTCAGGGCCGAAGCCCCGAAGCACACGCGCATCTGTTCCTCGAAGCTGCGCGCAAACAGCCCATCAATGTCGTGGTTGCAGTCGTCCACGAATACAAAGCCGCCGCCGCGCACGTACTGCTCGAAGTTTTTGCGCTCAGCGGCCGAAAACTGCACCAGCCGGTGCCCCGAGAGGTAGCAGAACGGATAGCGGAACAGCTCCGGCGAATCCAGCGCCACTACTTTTTCCTTGGGGTTCACCGGAACCTTGGTGTATTGCACCAACGAATGCAGCAGGTTGGCGGGCATCCGCTCATCCACGGCGTCCCAGTCGCCGGAGTGGTATTGCAGACGCACGAAAGTAAACGAAGCGGGCACAGAAGAGGAGTAGAGACCGGGAAAGGACGCGGAACCGAACCGTAAGGTGGCCTAGAGTGGCTTCGGAAACCAAAAAATTAGGCTCAAGCGTAATAAAAATCTCTTTCCGCCTGAGGCACAAACATATACCGCCGCACGCATTTTTCGTTAGCTCCAGGTAATTCTTGTTCAACCGCCCCTCTACTGCTACCTGTGCAATGAAACAACTCCTGCTTTTCCTACTGGCTCTGCTACTGACGGTTACCACTGCCCAAGCGCAGTTTGGCATCAAGGCCGGCATCAATGCCGCCGTGCTCGATGGCCAGGATTTGGGCTCGACTTCCACCAAATACAAGACCTATTACCACGCCGGCATTTTCTACAATGCCACGCTTATCGGGCCCGTGTCCATTCAGCCGGAACTGCTGTATTCCTTGCAGGGTAGCTCCTTTAAAGATGCCCTAGGCAACTACGACACCAAGCTGCACTACCTCAACCTCCCTATTCTGGCCAAAGTTACCATTGGGCCAGTGTTCGTGGAGGCCGGGCCGCAACTTGGTGTGCTACTGACTAAAGAGCAGAACGGCGAAGTGAGCCTTTCCGCCTCCGGCAACGGCCCCTACAGCAGCTACAAGCGCGGCGACCTGAGCTTGTGCGCTGGCGGCGGCCTCAAACTGGGCAACATATTGCTGGGCGCCCGCTTCAATGCCGGCGTCAATGATATCAACGACGTGAGAAACCTAAGCGGCACCAACGACCCGCGCCTCCGCAACCGCGTAATTCAGGGCTACCTGGCCTACCAGTTCGGCAAATAGTGGCTTAGGCCAGTCAGAAATAAAAACGGACCTTCCAAGCGGCTGCTCGGAAGGTCCGTTTTGCTTATACCGCGTCGGAGAGGCTGGTGAAGGTGAAGTCCCGGATTTTGAGCGGGGGCACCAGGTTGCCGCCCAACCGCACGGGCTTCCCTATGGCCTCAATGTTATTGAGCATAATCACGGGGCTCTCGTTGAAGCGGAAGTTCTTGATGGGGAACTTGATCTTGCCGTTTTCGATGTAGAATGTTCCGTCCCGCGTGAGGCCCGTGAACAGCAGCGTCTGCGGGTCCACGTCGCGGATGTACCATAGGCGCGTCACCAAGATGCCTTTTGCGGTGCTCTTGATCAAGTCCTGCACGCTCTGGGTGCCGCCTTCCATAATGAAGTTACCGGAGAAGGCCGTGGGCTCGGCTTTGCTTTTCTCGGCCCAGTAGCGGGAGTAATACAGGTTTTTCACCACACCCTTTTCCACCCAGTTGATGCGCTTCACGGGCAGGCCTTCGCCATCGAACACGGAGCTCGGCGCCTGGGCATTGAGCGGGTCAGAATAGATGCTGATGCGTGAGTCGAAAAGCTTCTCGCCTTTGCGGTTGCCACCCCCTTTTTTGCTCAAAAACGAGCGGCCTTCATCAGCCTCGCGGGCCCCGAAGGAGTAGATCAGGTTGTTGAGCAACCCCTCATCCGACACCAGGGCGGCGGGCTCCAGAATGACGGTGTACTTGCCGGGTTCCAGGGCCTTGGCGTTGCGCGAGCCGGCGGCTTTGTCTACTGCAATCTGCGTGAGCGTCTTGGCATTGAACTTCGATACGTCGGTGAAGTCGGCTACGGCGTAGCCGGAGCCGGTTCCATCGGGCGTGCGCACGGTCACGGAGAAGTCTAGGCCAGTGCTTTGCTGGTAGGCCTCCAGACCCTTGTTGTTACGCATGGCCTGGAAGTAGGCGCCATCTTCGAGGTAGCCAGCGGCAGTGAGCTGCTTGCCTACTGCCAAGCCAATGCTATCGGCGGCCACCTGCGACCGGAAGTCGGGCTTAATGGCGGCGGTGCTGGCGGCGTAGCTTACCGGGGTGAGGTACTGCTGCGGCCCCAGCATGGGCATATACTCCGGGTCTTCGGGAGCGAGACGGGCAATTTCCTCGGCCCGCTGCACGCAGCGGCGCAGCGTGGCATCGTCAAACTGGTTGCAAGTGGCCACGCCGCTGCGCTTGCCGAAGCGGGCTTCTACCACCAGCGAGATATTATCCGACAGGCCCGCGGTACTCACATTGTTGCGGGCATAGCGGATGTTGCCCACCGTGCGCCCATTCAGGTTGGCCTGGCATTCATCAGCAGTACTAAAGCTTAGCACTTTCTTCAGGATAGCCTGAGATTCGTCTTTGGAAAGTATCGCCATATAGTTGATAATCTGAAGTGGGAATGGGCGAATATGTTGGTGCTTTGGTGCTTAAACAGAACGTCATGCTGAGCGGAGTCGAAGCATCTCTACCGCTTCGGTGCAATAGGTCTAGGCCAGTTGACTAGACAGAGGTAGAGATGCTTCGGCAAGCTCAGCATGACGGTCCGATTAAGATAGTGGCCTAGCTGATCTTGCGGGCCGTGTTGATGACGTTCACGGCGTTGAAGCGCGTGGTAGCCGAGCCGTGGCTCACGGCAGAGCTTTGCGAAGGCTGGCCTTTGCCATCGTTGAAGAAGCCCGCAAACCGGTAGTCCGACTGGTCGCAGCTACCGGCGCAGCTGTTCCAGAACTCCAGCGTGTTGGTCTGGTAGGCCACATCTTCCAGCATGCCCGTGATTTTGCCTTTCTCGATGGCGTAGAATACCTGTCCGCCGAACTGCGAGTTGTAGCGCTGCTGGTCGATGGAGAAGGAACCGTTGCCGGCAATGTAAATGCCTTTATCCACGCCTTTTACCAGATCATCGACACTCATTTTGGTGGCGCTGGGTTTCAGGCTCACGTTGGGCATGCGCTGAAACTGCACATCACTCCACGACTGCGCGTAGCAGCACCCATCCGACTCGGTCTGGCCTACAATGTGGGCCTGGTCCCGGATCTTCTCGTAGTTCACGAGCTTGCCTTGCTCAATGAGGTTCCACTCCTTGGTTTTCACGCCTTCGTCGTCGTAGCCCACCGCGCCCAATGAGCCCGGC
The Hymenobacter gelipurpurascens DNA segment above includes these coding regions:
- a CDS encoding AAA family ATPase is translated as MTEQDVNKLLAKLPQLKQEIGKVIVGQQEVLDEVLVALLAGGHALLEGVPGLAKTLLVRTLAQATDLPFRRIQFTPDLMPTDILGTEVLEEDHGTGHRSFKFNEGPIFASLVLADEINRTPPKTQAALLEAMQEGHVTYAGQEHALPKPFFLLATQNPIEQSGTYPLPEAQLDRFLLYVRIGYPTEQEEMAVLSGTTGSARPVVNPVLGGEDVRQLQQLTRQVSISQELLSFVNRLVRATRPATSEVPFIKEYGRWGAGPRAGQALILCAKARALLQGRFAATLEDIRTLAPAVLRHRVLLNFNAEAENLTPDDAVTALLKAIQV
- a CDS encoding DUF4159 domain-containing protein, giving the protein MPASFTFVRLQYHSGDWDAVDERMPANLLHSLVQYTKVPVNPKEKVVALDSPELFRYPFCYLSGHRLVQFSAAERKNFEQYVRGGGFVFVDDCNHDIDGLFARSFEEQMRVCFGASALKKLPRTHPIYSQFFKFPEGPPNTGFELNGWGDDLVHDYLKGIEINGRLRVLYSNKDYGCEWDYDFRNKRFLAEDNTKFGVNILLYALTT
- a CDS encoding porin family protein translates to MKQLLLFLLALLLTVTTAQAQFGIKAGINAAVLDGQDLGSTSTKYKTYYHAGIFYNATLIGPVSIQPELLYSLQGSSFKDALGNYDTKLHYLNLPILAKVTIGPVFVEAGPQLGVLLTKEQNGEVSLSASGNGPYSSYKRGDLSLCAGGGLKLGNILLGARFNAGVNDINDVRNLSGTNDPRLRNRVIQGYLAYQFGK
- a CDS encoding TldD/PmbA family protein; this translates as MAILSKDESQAILKKVLSFSTADECQANLNGRTVGNIRYARNNVSTAGLSDNISLVVEARFGKRSGVATCNQFDDATLRRCVQRAEEIARLAPEDPEYMPMLGPQQYLTPVSYAASTAAIKPDFRSQVAADSIGLAVGKQLTAAGYLEDGAYFQAMRNNKGLEAYQQSTGLDFSVTVRTPDGTGSGYAVADFTDVSKFNAKTLTQIAVDKAAGSRNAKALEPGKYTVILEPAALVSDEGLLNNLIYSFGAREADEGRSFLSKKGGGNRKGEKLFDSRISIYSDPLNAQAPSSVFDGEGLPVKRINWVEKGVVKNLYYSRYWAEKSKAEPTAFSGNFIMEGGTQSVQDLIKSTAKGILVTRLWYIRDVDPQTLLFTGLTRDGTFYIENGKIKFPIKNFRFNESPVIMLNNIEAIGKPVRLGGNLVPPLKIRDFTFTSLSDAV